One Helicobacter pylori NCTC 11637 = CCUG 17874 = ATCC 43504 = JCM 12093 genomic window, GGTGGGCATGGATGCGCTTTATAACTTCATCAACGATAAAAACACCAATTTCTTAGGCAAGAACAACAAGCTCTCTGTGGGGCTTTTTGGTGGCTTTGCGTTAGCCGGGACTTCGTGGCTCAATTCTGAATTCGTGAATTTGAATGCGGTGGGCAATATCTATAGCGCTAAGATGAATGTGGCTAATTTCCAATTCTTATTCAATTTAGGCTTGAGGATGAATCTCGCTAGGCCTAAGAAAAAAGACAGCGATCACACCGCTCAGCATGGCGTGGAATTGGGCGTGAAAATCCCCACCATTAACACGGATTATTATTCTTTCATGGGCGCTGAACTCAAATACAGAAGACTCTATAGCGTGTATTTGAATTATGTTTTTGCTTATTAAAACCCTCTTTAAAAAAGGGGGGCTTCGTTGCGAAATGCCCCTATGCGCTTATGAGTTTTGATTAAAATTTAGTCATTCACAAAAGCATGAAAGCCTTTTGCAAACAATTTCTTTAATTTTGTTTTTAAGAAAACGCTTTTTAGCTTTTTTTCACTTTTTTTTCTATGAAAATATTCAAACATTCTATGAGTAAGGCAAAACCAATACCCGCATACAAATAGTTTTTATTGATGTGCAAATGCAATCCTTCTAAAAACAAAAACACGCCCACAACGAGCAAAAACACAAAGGCTAAAGTTTTGATGCGGTAGTGTTTTTCAATAAAATCGCCAACGATTTTGGAAAAAAACATCATCACGATTACAGATAAAATAATAGCAAGCGCCATGACTTCTAGGTGTTTAGCGATCCCAATAGCCGTGATCACGGAGTCTAAAGAAAAGACAATGTCTAAAAACATGATTTCTATTAAAGTGATGAAAAAGCTAAACGCTTTTTCTTGGTGTTTTTCTTTAGGGTAGATCTGCTCTTTTAATTCCACTAACGCTTTAAAAGCTAAAAACACCCCCCCTACAAGCAGCACCACATCACGCCATGAAAAGCTCATGCCTATTAAAGTGAATAAAGGCTTTTGCAAATGGCTGATGAAAAACAAGCTCCCTAAAAGCCCTATACGAGCGATCATCGCTAGGCCCAAGCCTAAAATCATGGCTTTATTTTGCTGGTGTTTAGGGAGTTTATAAACCATCACCGTGATAAAAATGATATTGTCAATCCCTAAAATGATTTCTAAAAGCGTGAGCGTAGCCAAGGAGACTATGCCATGCGGTGTAGAAAGAGCGTCTAAGAGTGAGGATAAAAATTCCATAAAAGGCTACAACCAGCCTTTCTTTTTAAAATAGAGCACAGGCAAAATCGTAGAAATCGCCATGACAATCAGCGCAAAAAGATACCCGTATTGCCATTCTAACTCCGGCATGAATTTAAAATTCATGCCATAAATCGTGCCAATCAATGTAGGGGGCATCATCGCCATAGTCGCCACCGTGAAGAGCTTGATGATTTTATTTTGCTCCACATTGACTTGAGAAGC contains:
- a CDS encoding TerC family protein encodes the protein MEFLSSLLDALSTPHGIVSLATLTLLEIILGIDNIIFITVMVYKLPKHQQNKAMILGLGLAMIARIGLLGSLFFISHLQKPLFTLIGMSFSWRDVVLLVGGVFLAFKALVELKEQIYPKEKHQEKAFSFFITLIEIMFLDIVFSLDSVITAIGIAKHLEVMALAIILSVIVMMFFSKIVGDFIEKHYRIKTLAFVFLLVVGVFLFLEGLHLHINKNYLYAGIGFALLIECLNIFIEKKVKKS